The genomic interval TTTCCGCGATACACGTTTCCGCGTAGCACGTTCCCACATAGCACGTTTCCACGTTTCACCTAACGACGTGACTGTGGACCATCTGCTTGGACGTGAAGGAACACAACCACCACAAAGCTCACGGCAATAACTCAAGGCACATCGTCGGATGTTCCTCTTTGTTATTGCCGTGATATTCGTGTGGTAGTTTTTACGCGTGGAAGCGGGCTTGTGCCTCTACGTGTGAATTCGAACTACCGCGCTATCGGCAGATAGATATGTGTGACGAGTTCCGCTTCGGGTGTGGTGGCGGGATCGTTGAGGTATTCCTCCCACATCGGCATGTACTTCATCCAGTCGGCCTCGGACTCCATCAGCCCCTTGCCCCGCATATAGTCGGTGATCAGATGATAGGTCGCGCCGATCTGAGGGTAGGGTCCGGTATGTGTAAAACGAAACGCCTCGCCCGAGGGTAAAGGACCGACGGACACAGGTCCGGTGCCCGCATCAAGGGGAGGCGCGGCAACAGGCATGGCTGTGAGGAAGGTTGTTCCGTCGGGACCGTATTCAAGGTACACGCAACGCGGTGCACCGACACATTGCAGACCATGTTGTCCGATATAACCCATCAGTGTGCCCATGGCCGCTCCCATCGCGGGACCGATTTCCTCGGGGTTGCTGCCCACCGTGCTTCTCACCTGCACGCCGATGGCCTCCGGCACGGTCACTTCCAACGCGTGAAGCTGCTCGAAAGAATTCATACTCAACTCTCCTAAATGGTTAGACATAAAACTAACCACCAAATCTGAAAAAAGCAAGCATCGGAGCGTGATATCTGGAAATATTTCCCGTCTTCAGCCCCGCACACCTCCCCACTCACCACTCCTAGATCCTAGATCCTCCCTCCAACCTCCTTCAAAAAAAAAAAAGGCCCCGCTTTCGCAGGGCCTTGCAAGCATACAGCAGGGAGAGATCAATAGTCCATTCCGCCGCCCGGGGGCATGGCGGGCATAG from Ignavibacteriota bacterium carries:
- a CDS encoding GyrI-like domain-containing protein, which produces MNSFEQLHALEVTVPEAIGVQVRSTVGSNPEEIGPAMGAAMGTLMGYIGQHGLQCVGAPRCVYLEYGPDGTTFLTAMPVAAPPLDAGTGPVSVGPLPSGEAFRFTHTGPYPQIGATYHLITDYMRGKGLMESEADWMKYMPMWEEYLNDPATTPEAELVTHIYLPIAR